TCAAGAGGCTGGAGCGTGACGGCCTGCTCGAGCGCACCCGCAGCACCGAGGACGAGCGTCGGCTCGAGATCGGCCTCACTGACAAGGGGCGTGCCCTCAGGGCCCGCGCGGTCGACGTCCCGAGGGCCGTGATGGCCAGCCTCGGCATCGACATCCCAACAGTGTCCGCACTGCGCGAGGCGCTCAAGCCGTTCTCCGGCGCCGTACCGGTCGCGTAGCGGATCCGGGGCGCGCGGTCGTCCCCCGCCGGTCGTGCTGCGAGCGAGCGCTTAGGGTGGTTGCATGACCGCGGACGCTGACGACGACACGCGGAAGTCGGCATCCGCTCCGGCGCGCACGCGGTCGTGGATGCCGGCCGGTATCGCGCTCGTCCTGTTCGTCGTGGCGATCCTCGCGGCATCCGTCGCAGGGCGGCCGAGTATCGAGGTGGGACGAAGCGACGCGGCTCCGCTGCCCCTTCCCGGTGCCGAGTCGACCCTGACCGGCACGCCGCCTCCGCCGCCCGGAGGAGAGAGACCCGACAACGCGCTGCTGATCATCGGCATGGTGCTCGCCCTGATCATCGTGAGCCTGCTGGTGATACTGCTGATCTGGACGATCCGCATGCTGATCAGAGCCTGGCGGGACCGCCCGCTGCGCCGACAGCAGGGCATCGAGGTCGACGTCGAGGTGAACGGTGCTGAGCCCGTCGGTGCGGCCGAGCCCGACGCGCCCACTGTCCGGCGGGGGATCGCGGCCGCACGCACCGCCGTCGATGCCCATGCCGACCCGAGCGATGCGATCGTCGCTGCCTGGTTGGGGTTGGAGGAGACCGCGGTCGACTCCGGAATCGGCCGCGCGCTCAGCGAGACGCAGGTGGAGTTCACACTGCGGATGCTGCTGCGCAGGCCCGGCATCGAAGAGCCCGCTCGCGACCTGCTGAGCCTCTACGAGGGCGTGCGATTCGGCGGGCGCGTCGCGGGAGAGCATGACCGCACCGCAGCAGCGCGGGCGCTGGCGCTGATCGAGGCGGGGTGGCGATGAGGATTCTGCGCACGCTGGGTCCGCCGCTCGGCATCGCCGTCCTCTTGGGCATCGCGCTCACGGCAGTGGGCATGCGGGGCGAATACGCCTGGGGCTGGGCCGTGCTCGGCGCGGCGATCATGGTCGCCGTCCGGATGATGATGCCCGATGACCCGCGGGCCGACGCACCGGGGCACGCCGAGGCAGCGGACTACGTCGGCTCCGACGTGTCGCGGCTCGCCTGGGCGATCAGCATCCGCACCGATACCGTCAACGAGGCCGTCACGCGACGCATCCGTGCCACTCTGCGCCGGCGCCTGCTGCGCCACGGCGTCGACGTCGATGACGAACTGCAGGCCGACGCCGTGAATCGGCTGCTCGGAGACGACCTCTGGGCACGGCTGACCAGTCGGCGCACCAGGATCGGCGACCTTCGCGACGCGATCGCCGCCGCGGAGCGCCTGGTGACCAGTCAGACACAGGATTCGACGAAGGAGACGTCATGAACATCCAGGAGATCGCAGAGACCGGTCATCGCATCCGCGCTGCCGTGGCGACGGCGGTCGTAGGAATGGACGATCCCCTCGAGATC
Above is a genomic segment from Microbacterium sp. W4I4 containing:
- a CDS encoding DUF4129 domain-containing protein, which encodes MTADADDDTRKSASAPARTRSWMPAGIALVLFVVAILAASVAGRPSIEVGRSDAAPLPLPGAESTLTGTPPPPPGGERPDNALLIIGMVLALIIVSLLVILLIWTIRMLIRAWRDRPLRRQQGIEVDVEVNGAEPVGAAEPDAPTVRRGIAAARTAVDAHADPSDAIVAAWLGLEETAVDSGIGRALSETQVEFTLRMLLRRPGIEEPARDLLSLYEGVRFGGRVAGEHDRTAAARALALIEAGWR